From a single Amyelois transitella isolate CPQ chromosome 18, ilAmyTran1.1, whole genome shotgun sequence genomic region:
- the LOC106136173 gene encoding neurochondrin homolog, whose amino-acid sequence MGDISEPIKKCILILKAAKSDTEKFAALFMVTKLVKSKDCNTQAKKALFEAIGFKFLKKLLTNTSIEDDCPPSVYKSVALSILTNFCNDPELARHPEMLVNIPVFLDIVQTSDNDDYDDNLIIISEAYTCLQCIAEHEAGQKALIEVGAITKMSEIYSHQSFQTDEALNILVKLVSRYGPAAWGNDPKPFHALVNKIALDFATDQSERKFELATILSALLYSCNKATVVPSSSEETWPQSIYKALHDILTSKIGKNQRDPALKLAANIVDLLGIEWTLNDEENPKKFFLLLLQLCAIEVRMQLEDRSFKQAFANADLVTACFIVLELSINYMATDQLDLEQKEKQSVYTSLKGAFNAVVSILTKVANDKNKDKLPDAEKVFVCAMVRVLVAWIAQETTAMREQIYALLPFVFSLANDSFHAHRARKLAEKNKSDGEPMEMETTLMGQIDLLRLMLPALCHLVVEDKARDIVLNLKQEDILYEAMNFHWSIVHYKKPPVPKSERLKVKTQPEPELDPQVLEDMKDSRAALVSLCNIFMNLTVLAPKVVENSLLFNTLLKFIFNNLPELKDIPDNLVLHGHLAVLGLLLLKQQASKVKKNDFSICRYIQSTIRFLWDAYNVDESNDPTALVVSMTYKEHWNEIADLWFLGMQTMSGVLTIVPWISEFAIESGWAQGIAEMLTKVKVGTLPPNVKSAFEDFLCRLVDSNEAVIPVLKKGGALKMCRNHRLMELGKKLFGD is encoded by the coding sequence ATGGGTGATATATCGGAGCCAATTAAGAAATGCATCCTCATATTGAAGGCCGCCAAAAGCGACACGGAAAAGTTCGCAGCACTGTTCATGGTGACAAAACTCGTGAAGAGCAAGGACTGTAACACGCAAGCTAAGAAGGCTCTGTTTGAAGCCATTGGATTCAAATTTCTAAAGAAGTTGTTAACCAATACAAGCATTGAAGATGATTGCCCACCATCTGTGTACAAATCAGTGGCACTAtccatacttacaaacttctGCAATGACCCCGAGCTGGCCAGGCACCCTGAAATGCTTGTCAACATCCCAGTGTTCCTTGACATAGTACAAACATCAGATAATGATGATTATGATGACAACCTTATTATCATCAGTGAAGCTTATACTTGCTTGCAGTGCATTGCTGAACATGAAGCAGGACAAAAAGCACTTATCGAAGTAGGTGCCATAACAAAGATGTCCGAAATATATTCACACCAAAGTTTTCAAACAGATGAAGCACTTAATATTCTTGTGAAGCTTGTTAGCAGATATGGACCTGCTGCTTGGGGTAATGATCCAAAACCTTTTCATGCATTGGTGAATAAAATTGCTTTGGACTTTGCTACTGATCAGTCTGAAAGGAAATTTGAATTAGCAACCATTTTAAGTGCACTATTATACAGCTGTAACAAGGCTACTGTTGTGCCCAGTTCATCAGAGGAGACATGGCCACAGAGTATTTACAAAGCCCTCCATGATATACTTACCAGTAAAATTGGCAAAAACCAAAGAGATCCAGCACTTAAGCTCGCTGCCAATATTGTTGATTTACTTGGCATTGAGTGGACTTTGAATGATGAAGAAAATCCCAAGAAATTTTTCCTTTTACTCCTTCAACTATGTGCCATTGAAGTTAGAATGCAACTTGAAGACAGGAGCTTCAAGCAAGCTTTTGCTAATGCAGACCTAGTTACTGCTTGCTTTATTGTTTTGgaattatcaataaattacaTGGCTACTGATCAACTTGATCTTGAACAGAAAGAGAAGCAATCTGTGTATACAAGTCTCAAGGGTGCATTCAATGCTGTTGTATCAATTTTGACAAAAGTAGCAAATGATAAGAACAAAGATAAGTTACCTGATGCTGAAAAggtgtttgtttgtgcaatGGTCAGAGTATTAGTGGCATGGATTGCACAAGAAACAACAGCAATGAGGGAACAGATTTATGCCCTTCTACCGTTTGTGTTTTCTCTTGCAAATGATTCCTTCCATGCACACCGGGCAAGGAAATTAGCTGAAAAGAATAAATCTGATGGGGAACCCATGGAAATGGAAACCACATTGATGGGTCAAATTGACTTACTAAGACTAATGTTACCTGCCTTATGCCACTTAGTTGTTGAAGATAAAGCTAGAGATATAGTTCTAAACTTAAAACAGGAAGACATACTTTATGAAGCTATGAATTTCCACTGGTCAATtgtacattataaaaaacctCCCGTGCCAAAGTCTGAAAGACTAAAAGTCAAAACTCAACCAGAACCCGAGTTAGATCCTCAAGTTTTAGAAGACATGAAAGATTCAAGGGCAGCCTTGGTCAGCctttgtaacatttttatgaatttaacaGTCCTGGCTCCTAAAGTTGttgaaaacagtttattattcaataCTTTGTTGAAATTCATATTCAATAACTTGCCAGAACTAAAAGATATTCCTGATAACCTTGTACTACATGGTCACTTGGCTGTCCTTGGGTTACTTCTTCTGAAACAACAAGCAAGTAAAGTGaagaaaaatgatttttcaatATGCAGGTATATCCAGTCCACAATTAGATTTCTTTGGGATGCTTATAATGTAGATGAATCAAATGATCCAACAGCTTTAGTAGTTTCTATGACTTATAAAGAGCATTGGAATGAGATAGCTGATTTATGGTTCCTTGGTATGCAGACCATGAGTGGAGTTTTGACCATAGTGCCATGGATATCAGAGTTTGCAATAGAAAGTGGTTGGGCGCAAGGAATAGCCGAGATGCTCACCAAAGTTAAAGTTGGAACTCTACCTCCAAACGTGAAGTCTGCCTTTGAGGACTTCCTCTGTAGATTAGTGGACTCTAATGAGGCTGTCATACCAGTTTTAAAGAAGGGTGGAGCCCTGAAGATGTGCAGGAACCACCGGTTGATGGAATTAGGAAAGAAGTTGTTCGGAGATTAA